Proteins encoded together in one Kingella oralis window:
- a CDS encoding RnfABCDGE type electron transport complex subunit B — protein MPTAAQINALLPQTQCRECGFSGCLPYAQAIAGGQAPINLCAPGGAIVIRDLAQLLRQPEIAPAKTQTPALAWIDEAVCIGCTACIRACPVDAIMGASKQMHTVLADECTGCGLCVAPCPVDCIYMRPTAAAPLPQARVLSKDSHAAERFQAAQHAQARYENQTARKQRTEAERKQKAAAYQAKLAAHPRQPENEGNALERNQNEPNKRNEFPKKQNERNELRQNPNEPNKSQHPPKSPSLSPADLIAQAMQRAQKQSNERIVPSNHSDFRQNQIREAQQRATYRRYQRDAQYGTPAEKAAAIEWLRQHKAEQEAREAANQQAA, from the coding sequence ATGCCCACCGCCGCCCAAATCAACGCCCTGCTCCCGCAAACCCAATGCCGCGAATGCGGTTTTTCAGGCTGCCTGCCCTACGCCCAAGCCATCGCTGGCGGACAAGCGCCCATCAACCTTTGCGCTCCGGGTGGTGCTATCGTTATCCGCGACCTTGCCCAGCTTTTACGGCAGCCTGAAATCGCCCCCGCCAAAACGCAAACGCCCGCACTCGCATGGATAGACGAAGCCGTCTGCATCGGCTGCACCGCCTGCATCCGCGCCTGCCCCGTGGATGCCATTATGGGCGCGAGCAAACAAATGCACACCGTGTTAGCCGACGAATGCACAGGCTGCGGCTTATGCGTTGCCCCCTGCCCCGTGGACTGCATTTATATGCGCCCCACCGCCGCTGCCCCGCTCCCGCAAGCGCGCGTGTTAAGCAAAGATTCACACGCCGCCGAGCGTTTTCAGGCTGCCCAACACGCCCAAGCCCGCTACGAAAACCAAACCGCGCGCAAACAGCGCACCGAAGCCGAGCGCAAACAAAAAGCCGCCGCCTACCAAGCCAAACTCGCCGCCCACCCAAGGCAGCCTGAAAACGAAGGCAACGCGTTGGAGCGAAACCAAAACGAACCAAACAAGCGCAACGAGTTTCCGAAAAAACAAAACGAGCGCAACGAATTACGACAAAACCCAAACGAACCCAACAAATCGCAGCACCCCCCCAAATCCCCCAGCCTCAGCCCCGCCGATTTAATCGCCCAAGCCATGCAGCGCGCGCAAAAACAAAGCAACGAGCGCATCGTGCCCAGCAACCACAGCGACTTCCGCCAAAACCAAATCCGCGAAGCCCAACAACGCGCCACTTACCGCCGCTACCAACGCGATGCCCAATACGGCACGCCCGCCGAAAAAGCCGCCGCCATCGAATGGCTGCGGCAACACAAAGCGGAACAAGAAGCGCGCGAAGCCGCAAACCAACAGGCAGCCTGA
- a CDS encoding DNA translocase FtsK: MIARIFKSPKSPAPQAKKVAKKTSNSRAPQAKKTTAKPLNPKAKSKAADAPRKQPKTVLSVQHGGSSAERDRNLTGDTLWLFGLVATIYAAIALLTFTMRDPSWSRSVPHLGMVKNLAGLLGAYLADIAYYLFGFSAWWCIIAAGVALYRTFRPLVDAGMPPYKKLNAGIGLGMMMIASPVLEAFAFNAHLDKSLPFGAGGLVGSLTAAGMNHMLGRVGGAFVLVILVLLSLSFIVQISWLDFMEKLGVQLERFFRAVFSQKDRLTQPEIIAETKLQPRVLAEVENIIAEPVAQKISSTSNRKKMAVTIANPAQQSNRRAPAEPAIRQPENGIYRLPDLGSLKIPENQNVILASEEQLRQTGKRIEAKLAEFGIHVDVVSATAGPVITRYEIIPAKGVKGSQIVNLAKDLARSLAVQSVRVVETIAGKNTMGIELPNEHRQEVLLHEIFTADVFADAKSKLSVALGKDIAGDVVVGDLAKMPHLLVGGMTGSGKSVGVNAMIMSMLFKATPDEVRFIMIDPKMLELSIYDGIPHLLCPVVTDMREAGNALNWCVAEMEKRYRLLSYAGVRNLASYNEKIQAAQAAEKPLFNPFSLNPDEPEPLEKLPQIVVVIDELADLMMTEKKAVETQIARLAQKARAAGIHMIIATQRPSVDVITGLIKANVPTRMAFTVQSRIDSRTILDQMGAEDLLKYGDLLFLQPGNAEPTRLQGAFVSDDEVHRVVDFIKQQAEPNYVDGILTGEATEETNQFIHPEASSNHGDDLFDQAVQFVVSTRKTSISSLQRQLRIGYNRAANLMQALEDEGIVSPAGVDGKRSILSRTE; this comes from the coding sequence CCGCAATTTAACAGGCGACACGCTGTGGCTGTTTGGCTTGGTGGCGACCATCTATGCCGCCATCGCCCTGCTCACGTTTACCATGCGCGACCCCTCTTGGTCGCGCAGCGTGCCGCATTTGGGCATGGTAAAAAATTTAGCGGGCTTGCTGGGCGCGTATTTGGCAGATATTGCCTATTATTTATTTGGCTTTTCGGCGTGGTGGTGCATCATCGCGGCGGGCGTGGCGTTGTATCGCACGTTTCGCCCGCTGGTGGATGCGGGGATGCCGCCGTATAAAAAACTCAACGCGGGCATTGGTTTAGGCATGATGATGATTGCCAGCCCTGTGCTGGAAGCGTTTGCGTTTAACGCGCATTTGGATAAATCGCTGCCCTTTGGCGCGGGCGGTTTGGTGGGCTCGCTCACCGCAGCGGGCATGAACCATATGCTCGGCAGAGTGGGCGGCGCGTTTGTGTTGGTGATTTTGGTGCTGCTGTCGCTGTCGTTTATCGTACAGATTTCGTGGCTGGACTTTATGGAAAAATTGGGCGTGCAGCTGGAACGCTTTTTCCGCGCTGTGTTCAGTCAAAAAGACCGCTTGACGCAGCCTGAAATCATCGCCGAAACCAAATTGCAACCGCGCGTGTTGGCGGAAGTGGAAAACATCATCGCCGAGCCTGTGGCGCAAAAAATCAGCAGCACCAGCAACCGCAAGAAAATGGCGGTAACCATTGCCAACCCCGCGCAGCAGTCCAACCGCCGCGCGCCTGCCGAGCCTGCCATCAGGCAGCCTGAAAACGGCATCTACCGCCTGCCCGACTTAGGCAGCCTGAAAATCCCCGAAAACCAAAACGTGATACTTGCCAGCGAAGAGCAGCTGCGCCAAACGGGCAAGCGCATTGAAGCCAAGCTTGCCGAGTTCGGCATCCATGTGGACGTGGTTTCCGCCACCGCAGGGCCAGTCATCACGCGCTATGAAATCATCCCCGCCAAGGGCGTGAAAGGCAGCCAAATTGTGAACTTGGCAAAAGATTTGGCGCGCTCGCTGGCGGTGCAATCGGTGCGCGTGGTGGAAACCATTGCGGGCAAAAACACCATGGGCATCGAGCTGCCCAACGAACACCGCCAAGAAGTGCTGCTGCACGAGATTTTCACCGCCGATGTGTTTGCCGATGCCAAATCCAAATTGTCCGTGGCGCTGGGTAAGGATATTGCTGGCGATGTGGTGGTGGGCGATTTGGCGAAAATGCCGCATTTGCTGGTGGGCGGTATGACCGGCTCGGGCAAATCAGTGGGCGTGAACGCGATGATTATGTCCATGCTGTTTAAAGCCACGCCCGATGAAGTGCGCTTTATTATGATTGACCCGAAAATGCTGGAATTGAGCATTTATGACGGCATCCCGCACTTGCTTTGCCCCGTGGTAACCGATATGCGCGAGGCGGGCAACGCGCTTAACTGGTGCGTTGCCGAAATGGAAAAACGCTACCGCCTGCTTTCTTATGCGGGCGTGCGCAATTTGGCGAGCTACAACGAGAAAATTCAGGCTGCCCAAGCGGCGGAAAAACCGCTGTTTAACCCGTTCAGCCTGAACCCCGATGAACCCGAGCCGCTGGAAAAACTGCCGCAGATTGTGGTGGTAATTGATGAGCTGGCGGATTTGATGATGACCGAGAAAAAAGCGGTGGAAACGCAAATCGCCCGCTTGGCGCAAAAAGCCCGCGCCGCAGGCATCCACATGATTATCGCCACGCAACGCCCCAGCGTGGATGTCATCACAGGCTTAATCAAAGCCAACGTGCCCACGCGCATGGCGTTCACCGTGCAAAGCCGCATAGATAGCCGCACCATCCTAGACCAAATGGGCGCGGAAGATTTGCTCAAATACGGCGATTTGCTGTTCTTGCAACCTGGCAACGCCGAGCCAACCCGCTTGCAAGGCGCGTTTGTGAGCGATGATGAAGTGCATCGCGTGGTGGATTTCATCAAGCAGCAAGCCGAGCCCAATTATGTGGACGGCATCTTAACGGGCGAAGCCACCGAAGAAACCAACCAGTTTATCCACCCCGAAGCCAGCAGCAACCACGGCGACGACTTGTTTGACCAAGCCGTGCAGTTTGTGGTGAGCACGCGCAAAACGTCTATTTCATCGCTGCAACGCCAGCTACGCATCGGCTACAACCGCGCTGCCAATTTGATGCAAGCCTTGGAAGACGAAGGCATTGTTTCGCCCGCGGGCGTGGACGGCAAACGCAGCATTTTGTCGCGCACCGAGTAA